Below is a genomic region from Argopecten irradians isolate NY chromosome 14, Ai_NY, whole genome shotgun sequence.
ACCATCAGGTTTTAGAAAGTGACATGCAAGTTTTTACAAAGACAACAATTAATTGCATGGGTAGCTATTAAATACATCCTCAAAAGACATTTTGTCCCAACATGTATATTTGCATACTGTAAAATAATGTTGACCGCTCTTGCCCACGTCAAGGAATTTGAATGTGgtgatgtgattggtcaatcagaaaggtcaccagaacatggcCTCTATATATACCAGATATATACCAGATTTCGGTCTATTTTAAGCAAAGCCTCTTGATCACCTAAATGAGCTGTTGCCAGATGTATTATGAACTGAAGTGAGCATACgcataattattttgataactgTGCTGGCTCTATGAAGCGTTTCGTCAATCAAACATGTTTTTGCACTTCTTGAATTCAACCAGATTACGTTTTATCCACAGAATACGattaacatcaaaatacagTCAGTCTGCCTTAGCGAACACCTCTGAAGGCCATTTGCTAAATAAGGCTAATAAAACACATTACGatctgtctataacgaccacctgaCTATAAACACAGACTTTTATTTAATCAAAGAGGAAATGCATTGAATTCATGTACACATGAATTTTACTTCATTTCAAAGTACTCTATTTAAATAGCACCCGAACGATTccgatatttgataattgttaTTTGTGTAATGATTCGTATGCACCGTTCACTGATGccttttgtttttaaacattgtttatcTATTCTAATATATAGTTATAGCTGAATGCAATTTTTAAAGTTCAGTCCTATATAGAACTCAGTTAGTCTTTTCGTTTTGGCATCTGTCATACATAGATTTCTAATAATGGTCCatatatttgacatatttccCCCTTAACATCACAATGAATGTTAGGTGTTTTAATTGTCAAGTTACCAATACAAGAAACTTGTCAGTTGAAGGAACTGTCATTTTCGCAAAATTAAGAAAGCAATACTTACTAGTAAAACGAAACTACACAAATATGCactgaatgtaaatatatagcaTGTGTGATCCtttgaaataaaacttaaatacgaagtattattttgattttttttctaatataacGTTTGTAAAAGCGATTCGCAATTCACTCGCTCTCTTACTCACTAACTCACCCTCTCTCACACATTAAATCAACTACTACCTCAAACCTCTATTCCCGTACTAAATCCCTACCTCAGTTACCCAACCTCCATTATCCAGTTCATATTATACAACTGTAAATGTGATCCCCCACACTCTTAATTACGTAGATGATGGATCATTGCATGTTCATTGTAAATACCTGTACCATCGGTGTTATTATATGTAGATAAACAAAAAGgtatatattctatttattcTTGCACCTACTTTTAATAGATCGGATTAACTTGTACCGACAAAACAGGTTGCCATAATAATAAGCTATGTTATCAGTTTTGACCCATTACCGACAGAATACCGCGTGATTACCTAGAAGACTGCATAGTTTCtgagaaagttttttttttattgaagaaaGGAATTATGACTCTACACTCGGCCTAGTTCAAACATGCCACCAGGTTGTCTGTATGGCACTGTTTTTGGCGGGCGGAATGTCTTTGAGGCCTCCAGTCCTGACTTGTTCCTGATGATCGAGTTGATGATGCGGCTGGGTCACAAATTGGTCCAGGATATACTAATACTTTTATGTTAAAGTCAAATAAGAAGCTcgaacttttcaatgatggtaatagtgtaaagtaactATCTTTTGTTTCTGATtgaaaatactaattcatctgctcTTGTTTTAATAGAACAAATGCCATTTTCCGGCGATGTAGCGTCTCTAATATAGTAGAACGAACTAGAGAATAGGAAATATACATGTTAATAAGAATatcaatgtattttaatcacattAGAAAACGAGCATTATGATACGGAATCGATATCTCTttatacagcatattcattaaaatcaagCATCTTTCCCCAAACATATGTTGATTTCTCTGTATGTTACATTACTCGTTGATAAAGTCAACTaacatacaaatacaactcCACTGTGATAAGGAAATGCATTTATTGAAGCATTccactactgtaaaccaacgcTTTTCGCAGCTATTACATTTCGCGATTTCAGATtcaaaaaacaatacaaaacttCAATAAGCAATGTAACTAGGAAAGACGTTAGAAACGTGTCgttgattaaaacaaaaattgtaacaTAGCATGCGTCAGAGGTTAGTATGCTTAAAGCCAGGCAATATAGTTGATAAAGTATTAATTGATATTGATTAACAGCTGTTGACCAGTACACTTTTCCACGATGAAGGCCGAAACTAGGAAAGCTACAAACTcctataaaaacatttattgtaAAAGCAAAACAGAACTTACGATCCGCAGAAAGTGATTAAGTGGCTCTGATTTTGGCAGGTAACAAAACTGCTGGACTGGATTTTCAGGGAACATCACGGACACATTTACATACTCTGTCAAGACATTGGGGAAACGTTCAACTAAGTTCGCACGTGCATTGCACGGGACAGCAATAAGATTGTCCACTTTACCAGCTGGTAAAGGAATGTATCGACTGTAATCTTTCTTTGGTATCTCTACTGTTGGTAACGGGGTGTGATCTCCTGGCGGTTGCAAATTCATCCTCGCGTACCAGATTGTTATTGTAACCAACACGACGTTCAATGCCACAGATAATATCACCAAAATCAATAGACCGTATAACTTACAATGACCTATGACGTTTCTCGGCGTGACGGTGGTTGAAGGTGTGTGGATGAAATCGTTGGTCAGTCGAACCGTCATAGAATTTTCGGAGTTTGGGCCTCTGTCCGTACAAGGAGGGGGAGCATTATTAAGATTCCTAGTGACAGTCTTGTACAGCATTTCCTGATGCTCGTCCACGGTGAAACTCCCAGTACCATAGGCATCCTCGTCACTCATATCGAAACTTTCGTTGAATGCCGAAGATTTAGTTTTGCTATCGCCGTGTATGTTTAATATCGTGTCACTTTCGATGTGATGTTTCTGGCCAAGGTTAGGCTTTACCTCGTCCATTGCCTCGTCAACACTGACGATGTTTATATATCTACGCACGAGTAAAGATACATATACACAAGCAATCACATGTGGTCACGCTGAACAGTAAATCCTCTGGCATACGATTACAcacattaaatatacatgtatgatgaccATACACAAATATCGGATGTTCTTTGTGGTTTTTCTTCATTAAGTAAAATACCATTTTAAACAGCTTACCTAAGTGTTTTGGGAATTCCCCATTTCCTACTttctgttttgtatctatataaaaaGACGTCACGGAATTCCTGGCTATGTGTTTAGGTTAACAGACATACAAACAAAGAATGTTAAAGAACCGATTACGTtttgtaatacatttattgtttaaaaaagtaCATTTTTGTTTCTTACTGATAGATTTAATGCTTTAGTGACAATATCAGTTAATGAAAAATGCAATGATTAATCCTACATGTGAAAATCCTGGGGAAACCCCGAGCTATGTGTATATATTGCATAAAGGAATCACGAGGCATTTTCTATGCTTACTGATACTATGTGTGTGTTTAAAGTTGTCATTACTGAGTACATAGTTATGCTAGCAGATGTATACAAGAACATAATTATGCTTctctataaaatataatttgttaagACTGTATGAATGACATTTACATGttctaattatatatttataaacatgcaAGGTTGTGGATACTGTGAAGACTTGACTaagtagagataaattgatcaGGTGTATTGATGTTTAGTTTGTATTATCTATCAAATGGAACCTTAATACTGCTATGAACCGTAACTCGacataaattgtaaatatttataaatatgttgttaCCTTTGCATCATTCTGAGTTTTATGAAGCCATGCACTAATCCAGTGTCACACTGACTCATTGTCTATATACACTCTCACAACACACTATTACAACATGGTGGTAACTTCTTTATAATAAATTACCTTACCAGACCTCGGTTTACGTGCTGAAATtcttatttcaaattcaaattattttatttcattaagtTTATCAACTAATTTGCACAATATGATATTAGAATATTTTACAAAGATAACTGACAAACAGTTGACATCAGTTATGACCCTTTACGCTTCTTATTTTCTTGCCTGTTGCTGAATGAGACGTCCAAGTTGAGAGTAACAGTGACTAATTATCCTTGTGACGACTGGTAACACTCCATTCAGCATATCTGGAAATGACTCTTGGCCTGTCCctgaaaaaaaacatcagtgataaTTTGGATACAAAGCTTGTcttaaaacatacatatttttcgTTTAACATCTGAAAGTCATTCGATTTtacaaaatgtcaataaataGTAAACTGATCtatgtttatgtcgacatcttggTAAATTCGAATAATGTTTTAAGCGAGATAATCGGTTTATCTATTGAACGTGCAAAAGTTAGCCTACTCTTTTGTATTCGGACCTAAATTAATTGCGCTAAGATAATGTCCAGTGATGTTAAGAGTTGGTTTTAGTTTTAgttctttaaaacattattgtagatattgagtatatatatacaacctaatatgttatatctatcGTTCACATAAACAAAGGCGAGAGAAAACAAACGAACGGCACACAATTAGAGCGTACTTAAATGCCGTCCTCAATTGACCCGACCCCGTTCTAAATCTACACTGGTAAGTATATGTTTTGAGAATCTGTGATCCCAAGGGTGTTGTTACTATGTTTGACATGTACGTGCAGCTTTAACAAGAGCGTCAGATCAGCTGGCATACTTCTGCTGGGAGTATTGTTTTTGACAACTCAACTTTGACGCTTGCTTGTCAAATAAACGGTTACATATAAGATTTCTTGACATAGACGTATAACTTCGTTTTcctttcaataaaacaaaataaaccaataCAAGAAGGTCtaaagtacaaatgtatgttGACCTATTAATTACAGCATCATATCTTTTGTTATACCAAAATAACATTAATCCCCCAGCAATAAGTCATCATATCTGGTACCTGCCAAGATCGGGTCCTGGGCGTCAGccttcaaaaatataaacaaatgtccccaTCTAATGGGGAGGGAGTTGGGGCTTCCACTCATCTCATTCATCCAATACAATAAACATTTACCACATACACAAagtcattcattcatttttacatACACACCTACAGGACAGAGTGatcatatgtttatattttaaatgtaaatatattcattctgactttatatatatatataattggataaatacatttttaaacttttgaacaatacaataaataaagacatacatgtaaattaacaaAAACTGCTCTGATGTTCAAAGGATGCTCAAGACAGTATCGCCTCTTCCTGTGAGTGTATGACACTGAAGTTGATATAGATTGATTTACATAAGAATTAAAAGGGgaaggtttcgcccaatgaaatataaagactacgaaattgaaatttatcctatacatagatataatcttcagatcattttcaatgcatacagcgaacaatatgggtggtcagttgcctagcttgaccaggaaaatactcctctaaaaatagagcgaagtcaagctttacatagaacatgacgtattttttccaaaacgaggccgcagcaacaaacggaagcgtgcaacaaaatgtcagatagaagtgacagtcttgccacggcatgtttatttaaaaaaaaacaacaacaacaaatcgaagtgcgagggactgtttatacatatcatataatctaaaacacgtcatgttacttacatacgctcgctaactttgtacatcaaatatacatgtagttagtctgcggctgtttgtgcgctggcatatgtgttgaaatttaactcaccacgtgcaatgccgttaacaccgagtcccaacagatcccggcaagttccgcttgagatgtggcttctgtttcttcttttgctacatgccatctctgaatttaattccctatagatatcctagggtgctaccgaatccattataatttcctccactttgttgacgattcagatatatttttttcatctcacacactttcgttcagccattttgtttacttttagtgcgtgacaatgcgcatgcgccaaacttcgacaacacaatccatcgcagcttcatttgcatatttattttgtctgacggacaccgtaataaatcaaggatttccttcaattttgtattcaagacacatttgtttaatctcaaacacataaagaaattaaattgagatattttaatatgttttttcatcttttcttccgcttatcgcatttcacaaaaaaaatatttatttggttgggcgaaacctacctttaaaaggagattatatatataattaatttggtTACTCATAGGCTAGTAGTTTTATGAAATCAATAATTGAGTATTTctttcaaatgatatttttgtctaattttctgtttttattgCAACTGATTTTTCAACTTTCAGTTTTAGTGAATAAAATCTTACAAATTGCAAAGTTAGGAAAACAACTATTTTGTATTcagtaataaatatattattttaaaagtaaaattaaatgattCAAACAGTCACCAAAGTTTGAATATTCATGTCTATAATGTGGCCGGCACTCTTTATTCTTAGCTTGTTTGTTGAtcttttaaatgacgcgcgttagtgcgtcatgttgaaatatctgtaaaaaatacagtttatacaccagtaaataacaaacaatgaaaatcattccttatgtttacattttgaccgaccatttcatttaaattaagtgttcaaatgaaataaaactttgtttGTTCAATGTTATACGATTGTTGGAACAGCCGGCCAGTTGATGGAATGCCGGAccagctggcttcaatttggcgggaaatgctgtcaaattcagagagtacacaaaatatagtttcACATCAACTTATCTGTTTACATCCaagttatacaatatttgttaaatagtttatttgctgatatataattaaagatttacattacattcatacatgcagTATATTGAAGATTTGTCATACAGTAACAATAGGCCTAATCGGATGAGCATTCACACTTCTTGCAGAAATCAGTGTTCCTGTGTATATTCTTGCGcggcaaccactgcgtttacgcaagtgtaaacaaTTTCGCAGTTGGTagggttatatagcaaagagaaaacggaaatataatatatatataataattttgataaagaaatatCCGAGAGAATTGTGCCTTCTTCTCTCTATCTCTAATACATTAATCATGTTGTGTATTTTgttctctttctctctctttccGTAATTTTGTACACACTATTTCAAGTTATTACCGTGTATATCATTGTTAATATCTTCTCATCATTTTGGaggaaaataaagataataatctTCATACAAAGCTAAAGATTTGGTGAATATTGTGGTGCATTttatatattgaatttttatataCTATCTTAATATAAAGCGATACGAAAAACATAAAacgaaaatacatgtatgacaccTCTAAGAATGCATTACCACAAAATATTCGTATATACATATTCATGGACATGCATACTTACATGCATGTCTCACGCGGTGAATCCCTCTCTAATTTGACCTGGTTTAGATAATGTACTATGACCTTTTAATAGAAGTTTAGTATCAGTTCCTATTAATAGATAACGAGAGTATCCGATTACTGGTAAAACATCCTACAGATATCTGTCCAGGTTAACATCATTCGCCCACAGTGTAGTTTGGTTTTCACACTTACAAAATACTTggaagttttattttagtgtctGAATCAAATTATATCGTATTACGTAATTGTGTCATCTCATCGAAATCGGGTTTTATTACTTGAAaatagatttttaaaaaaatgttttctttaaacTTACGGATATGTATAAATCATGTACATGTGgaaattttgtcaatatttacccgttttttgtttaattttgtatcaaaaaatCGTATAGCGCATCCTCAAGCAAATTTTTCATGTCTTCCATAAATGTGTGATGTAAGTACATTTATATTCTCTGTAGATATTAAAGCTTTAGCAAGAGTGAACTCAATTAATATAAGATTGCGGCCAAACAATGACCAAATTCTAAAGTGTTAGAACTAGAACTTTAAATAATTACAGAAACTTACCAGTATAATTAAATCAGTGATATACTCAATATTTTACGCACAACAACTTAAAACTTGTTAACACCTTCTTTAAAGCAAAATAATGGTTTTGTGTGCCAAAAGGCCCAAAATGAGCCTGAAGCACACACAGTTCTTTACTCTGAAATTGCTATACAAATAATGAAGTATTTTGAATTCCTGTTCGTGATCCATGTATtactatttattattttaaaacatgtatGCCAAGATACAACTCTCCATAAGCCTTACATTTATCGATTTTATAACCGCGACCGGACTAAACCCAAATATTTGAGTAGTCATTTCGGAGTGTTCTCCCTTTAAGCGCTTACTAACAAAGACATTAAAAAATGAGGTTTTCAatcaattaatcattttaatcCCGTTTCCTCTTaggaaatatttgtaaaaatgtgaTATGTATAGATCAATACCACTGTCATGTAATAACGTTTATTCGAAGTGTTTTAGTGCAATTCGATTTCCGGTCTACACTTCGATAGATCAAAGACTTATCGCGTTCAAtcctacatgtattttacattttcagtGAGTGGTGATGCAGTTACAAGTGCAACATGGCGTCCCCTACAGATGTAACACAAAAAGAATCAACATAAAATAAGCAGAAAtgttcattttctttttaatatgaaaaataaatctgaTTTACCTACAGTTTCTGTTGAGTATACGAATCTTCTCCGTTTATGTGTATTGTGAAATGCTAGTAATGCCTGAATCTGTATAATTAGCTATAGTTTTGACCAGTACTTCCGTGTTTTTTTGTACTCTGTGATAGAGaatattagtatatatatttatatatatgcaatgtACAATAAACTTGTGCCGCAGAATTTTAAATATCACATCAAAAACATACATTCGACCATAGAGTATCTGCGCTAAATGTAGGTTCAGACATAATTTGCTCTcattttttgtagtttttgtttcTGTGATTATAATTGACTCTTATATCAAATCTGTGGAGTAAGCAGTTAAATCAATTAATGATTATGGATTTATTATTATCAACAGTATGTGCTGCTGCATAAAATAAGCTATATGTATTGTCTTAATTTATGCATGCTCCGCGTAAATACAATCACAAAATTACCTTTTTATCAAGatgataacattttatatacgatttgtttgtttgtttgattaattaaagatgctccaccgctggaaaatggtattttttcactatcaaaaacagaagcagacgatttagtatttttcttcagttacaaaagttacttactttacaccattaccaccattgaaaagtttgagcttctaattttacttcaaattaaaaatatgaaaaataattaattgcatcccgaaaaaatttcgtgtcactatatcctatatggaaggaagtactgattgcgcatgcaccaaaggcgaaataaatttatcttatattattttttgtgttaattagacatatatatacatgatcaaacaccaattattgttaaactgatgaatatcatttatactttgtcgacggtggagcatctttatggtcctattaacagccaaggtcatgtaaggacagcctccctatatatgcggtgtgttgcgtgtgtgttttgggagactgtggtatattcgtgttgtgtcttattgtatagtgaAGCAAAATTGTACTTTTTATAGTACTTTATCACTATAGCATGCCATAAGATAACGGTTTATTAGATAAATCTAATATCACATGAAAGGCCAGCCAATGATGCcgtacaaaataataaaatggtCACATCGGTATAAAAATTCAAAGACTCCGTACTAGTTATAATCGCAGTTATAACCTAAATGTGACAATTCCATTAAACATCGATTGTACTAATGTTCCTCTTTTcaagtaaataataataaagacaaTCAAAAACATCACATAACTTTATGCATATGGTGGGGTTTCGTCAGAAACATGCTTAAAACGCCATTgttgattgattattttttttattttactttttttttgtcCATCTGCTGATAGGATTTACGTCatgcatatatatgttaaaaacaGATTTATTTTAAGAACTGAGCAATAAAAATGCATGGAATAGAACAAAATAATGGTTCCTGTATTTCTAAAGATGTTAATACCTGATCTGAGTGTAATTGTCAAAAAATGTCACAAGTCGTGGTTACTGACATATGGAGGAACGTGAAAGAAAAACAACCAGACACGACATCAAAATGTTCCGATTCTTGGTGATGGTGTTTCGTGATATCTCATAAAAACAATGCTATCAAAATGATAACTTTACAGATTTATGACGGTAGACCCCATATTACTAGTGTGACGTTTTATgcacgagttacctccctttagaAAACGTATGATAAACGTTGAAtaagacatgtacatgtaagtaataTATGCAAATTAGCTGTACCAACTGTCATGTTATAAATGGTTTGTATAAGAGAAATTAGGTCGCAGGTGGGATGGTGGGTTGTCCTAACCTCGACTGTAAGAAGGCCGTTAACTCTAATTAAGTCGTCAAACTGTGGAATATCAAGTATAACTCACTGCTGGAAAAATGGAGTCACAGTGACAATATCCTGTGAATATTACTCTGCGAATTATAGAGTTTCTTACAGTAAATATTGTTCAACTGCTCCACACGTTAAACTTGAAATTACTGCTCAACACAAAAGCAGCCTAGCTATTAAAGTTTATTactcattattattattttttatttactccaATAGTaaaaagttaaagatgctccaccgctgacaaatggtattttttcactatcaaaaacaggagcagacgatttagtatttttcttcagttacaaaagttacttactttacaccattaccaccattgaaaagtttgagcttttaattctacttcaagttaaaaatatgaaaaataattaattgcatcccgaaaaaattccgtagcactatatcctatatggaatgaagtactgattgtgcatgcaccaaaggcaaaataaattattttatattattttttgtgttaattagacatatatatacacgattaaacaccaattattgttcaaatggtgaatatcatttatgctctgtcggcggtggagcatctttaacaaaaagAAACGTATACACATACGCAG
It encodes:
- the LOC138307223 gene encoding uncharacterized protein, which codes for MDEVKPNLGQKHHIESDTILNIHGDSKTKSSAFNESFDMSDEDAYGTGSFTVDEHQEMLYKTVTRNLNNAPPPCTDRGPNSENSMTVRLTNDFIHTPSTTVTPRNVIGHCKLYGLLILVILSVALNVVLVTITIWYARMNLQPPGDHTPLPTVEIPKKDYSRYIPLPAGKVDNLIAVPCNARANLVERFPNVLTEYVNVSVMFPENPVQQFCYLPKSEPLNHFLRIVNLVKHAVNGSLGIQRKHCVSLKFSPPNGVYEISKYRWEEQGPIDDDNIFKVLHSKRTNQLQLNGPSGYYLVMANTVYRSSEAINTHPVTLQMLVNGQRVMSQTKTLFSTDAGYLSLSFHDVVQINKHDEIKFNMTHANQLYNVKNGVHTAYMCCIPALQGCIT